CCGGCTCTCCCCGGTCTGTTATTCGCGGACCTTCTGCTCGCGGTATTGGTTGTAGGCATCCCGCATCGCCACGTAGGGGTCAAGGGCGCTCCGTTTGAAACTCTCATACTCGCCCAGAGAAAGCGACGTCTCATTCACCCGATCATACACGGAAACCCCCGCCCTTTCAGGCCAGTCCGAAAGGATGTAATTGGCGGGGTTCAGGAACCCGTCACCGACCCTCCCTATGGTGTCCCTGACGCTCGAAGGCCCGAAAATCGGCCAGTTGATGAACAGCAGCGGTTTCATGCCGGCCCGCCCGAGCGTCTGCCCGAAGTCCTCATCCCCGGGTTCGAGGTCGAACACGATCTTTGCCGCATCCCCGAACCCGACTACGCCGATCGTGCTGTTTATAACGAATCGTGCGATTTCGTTGCCAAAATCCTTGAACCTGCCCTGGAGGAGACAGTTCACTGCCCGGATCGGCATCTCGAGATTCCTGAAGAAATTATCGAAGCTCGAACGCAACTCCTCCGGCAATGCATAATCATAGGCGGTCGCCAGCGGCTTGAAGACCCAGAAGTAGAGCTTGTCATTGACATGGAACATGGCACGGTTGAAGGGCTCCAGCGGGTCCGGTATGGGTTCGGGCTGAAGCGCCTCGCCCTCCTCTTTCTCCCAGGGGGGCAGATCGTTTCCGTCGAAGGACGGCTCCTCATTCGCTTCGACGACCGCCGCCTCAGTGGATCCGTCACCGGCCGGAAACTGAGCGGTCTGGTCGGAGAGCGCTGCGGCCGGCGGAAAGAGCAGAAATCCCAGCAGCAATAACACTCCGCCACAGTACAGCAGCCCTGTAAAGCGCGCTGATTCGGATGCACTTTTTTTCGATCCCCTCCGGAATAACCCGCTCACGAAAGCTCCTCCACTTTCTTTCTCAATTGCTTCAACAGATCATCGAAAGAAGACTTCGCCAGGATGCTG
The DNA window shown above is from Desulfatiglans anilini DSM 4660 and carries:
- a CDS encoding MlaA family lipoprotein, producing MLLGFLLFPPAAALSDQTAQFPAGDGSTEAAVVEANEEPSFDGNDLPPWEKEEGEALQPEPIPDPLEPFNRAMFHVNDKLYFWVFKPLATAYDYALPEELRSSFDNFFRNLEMPIRAVNCLLQGRFKDFGNEIARFVINSTIGVVGFGDAAKIVFDLEPGDEDFGQTLGRAGMKPLLFINWPIFGPSSVRDTIGRVGDGFLNPANYILSDWPERAGVSVYDRVNETSLSLGEYESFKRSALDPYVAMRDAYNQYREQKVRE